A region of the Exiguobacterium aurantiacum DSM 6208 genome:
TGCCGTCACGGGCGCTGTTACGACTGCAAGTAACGGTGAGAAGAAGAGCGCGAGACCAAAGAAGAGCCCTGCAAAGATTGCCGTAAGACCTGAGCGACCACCAGCCGCAACACCTGCCGATGACTCGACGTAAGACGTTGCCGTCGATGTGCCGAAGATTGCACCTGCCACCGTCGCTGTCGAGTCAGCCATAAGCGCTTTGCTCGCACGAGGTACTTTGTTGTCTTTCATAATCCCTGCTTGACGAGCGACTGCGACGAGCGTACCAGCCGTATCGAAGAAATCAATGAAGAAGAACGTCAAGATGACAACGAGCATTTGAATCGTGAAGATCTCACCAAAATTGATGAACGCTTGGCCGAACGTCGAAGACATGCTCGGCGGCATCGAGACAACATCCGAGATGGCCGTCGGTGTCGGAACAAGGTTGAAGATCATCCCAACGATTGCCGTCAAGAGCATCCCGATGAAAATCCCACCTTTAATGTTACGGACCATCAAAAGCGCTGTGACAACAAGACCAAACACAGCCAAGAGTGTCGTCCCTGTGCCGAGTGCACCGAGTCCGACGACTGTCGCTTCATTTGAGACGACGATTCCTGCGTTCTTAAGTCCGATGAAAGCGATGAAGAAACCGATACCGGCCGCGACCGCCATTTTGAGCGGTGCGGGAATCGCATTGACGATTGTTTCACGGATGCCTGAGAGCGTCAAAACGATGAAGAAGAGCCCTGAGACGAGGACACCCGAGAGCGCCGTCTGCCATGGGATGCCCATCCCGATGACGACACTGTATGCGAAGAATGCGTTCAATCCCATTCCCGGTGCGATCGCAATCGGATAGTTCGCGAATAAACCCATCATCACAGATCCGACTAAGGCGACAAGGCCGGTCGCGACAAAGATGGCACCTGTGTCCATACCCGCTGCCCCGAGAATGTTCGGGTTAACGAACAAAATGTACGCCATGGCGAGGAATGTTGTGAATCCTGCGACGAGCTCGGTTTTCACGTTCGTCCCAAGTTCGTTCAATTGGAAGTAACGCTCAATCCGGCCTTCTGGTTGTTGCTGTGGTTCTTGCTTGAGCTGTGTGCTCATTGATTTTCCTCCTTGGCTCGCCGTAAACGAGAAAAGGTCCCCGGCAAATGACCGAGGACCCCACGCGAAACATAAAGGGACAGACGTCCCCATCTATGTCTCGCCGTAGTGAAATCATTTAAGGTGATTTCGTAGAGACTCTCGGGCCATATTCCCGACATTATACGGCAAAATTATTTTGAATTGTTCGGATATAATAAGAACGTTTTTATTTTATCAGCGTCATTCGTGCATGTCAACAAAAATAACGGATTTTATCGTTTTATCAACTCTTAATGTTCGTCTTTTGAGATTGCGCAGCAGTTTCCCACGCTAAAATTACTCCCACTCGATCGTCGCTGGTGGCTTCGACGTGATGTCGTACAGCACCCGGTTGACGTGACTGACTTCATTGACGATCCGAACCGAGATCTTTTCGAGCACGTCCCAAGGGATGCGGGCCCAATCCGACGTCATCCCGTCGATCGAGGTGACGGCACGGACGCCGACTGCATAGTCATACGTGCGCTCATCCCCCATGACGCCGACTGAGCGGATTGGTGTGAGAACAGTGAAGTATTGCCAAATATCGCGTTCGAGTCCGGCTTTTTTCACTTCTTCACGGAGAATCGCATCCGATTCACGGACGATTTCGAGCTTCTCTTCTGTGATTTCACCGAGGACACGGATCCCAAGACCTGGACCCGGGAACGGCTGACGCCAGACGATGTAATCCGGGAGACCGAGCTCGGTTCCGAGTTCACGCACTTCATCTTTAAAGAGCGTGTTGAGTGGCTCGATCAACGTAAAGTTCATATCTTCCGGAAGGCCGCCGACGTTATGGTGCGACTTGATCGTCTGCGCCGTGTCTGTTCCACTCTCGATAATGTCCGTGTACAGTGTTCCTTGGGCTAGGAAGTCCATGTCGACAAGTTTAGACGCTTCTTCGTCAAACACGTAGATGAACTCGTTGCCGATGATTTTCCGCTTTTGTTCTGGATCAGAAACACCTGCGAGCTTCGCCATGAAGCGGTCGCGCGCGTCGATTTTAATGACTTTCATGTTGAAGCCGTCAGCGAACGTCTTCATGACACTGTCCGCCTCGTTTTTGCGGAGCAAACCGTGGTCGACGAACATACATGTCAACTGATCGCCAATCGCGCGATGAACGAGCGCCGCGACGACCGATGAGTCGACACCGCCAGACAAGGCACAAAGCACTTGCTTGTTCCCGACGATCTCACGAATCTTCTCGACTTCGATATCGATGAAGTTTTCCATCGACCATTCCCCTTTAGCGCCACATACTTCATAGATGAAGTTCTTCAAAATATCGTTTCCGTATTCCGAATGGCGGACTTCCGGGTGGTATTGAACACCGTACATTTTAAGGTCATCGTTTTTAATCGACGCTACCGGGCAAGACGGGTTCGTTCCGTCAACGACAAATCCTTCTGGCGCTTCCATGACGAGGTCGCCGTGGCTCATCCAGACGGTATGCTCTACTGGGAGGCCTGTGTAGAGTGCTGACGCTTCCGGCGTCGAGAACAATGTCGCTTTTCCGTATTCGCGATGTGCCGCACGTTCGACACGCCCGCCGAAGTGATGTGTCATGAGCTGCATTCCGTAACAAATCCCGAAAATCGGAATGCCGAGCTCGAAGATTTCCGGGTCACAGCGGTAAGCGCCTTCCGCATAAACACTGTTTGGGCCGCCCGAGAAAATGATGCCGGCCGGAGCGAGCTCCCGAATTTCTGCAGCAGTCATCTTGTGTGAATGAAGCTCACTGTATACACCGAGGTCACGTACTCGGCGTGTGATCAACTGGTTGTACTGTCCTCCAAAGTCGAGCACCAAAATCATCTCTTGTTCCATCTTCACAAAACCTCCACCTTTCTGCCTTCTGCTCAAAAAAAGGACGAGCCTCTCCTACGGATTCACCAAACCGAAGAAGAAGCACGCCCAATTCTTTGTATACGAAACGTGCTCCTTCATAGTCGGTCCATTACGGTGGTCCGGTAGAGACTCTCGCGCCAATTCACGAGTATATACGAAGGAATGCATTGTTCAATTATCTAACTAATGCGTCTATCTTACTGTATGCGTCTTGTCACTTCAACTCATAATTCGGCGAATCATGATTTTCCAATATTCTTTATATTTCGAATTCGGCGGCTGATCCGCATAAATGGTTTGCTCAAACAGTCGGGTCAACCGAGTCATGTCTTCGGTTTCATAGTACGCATCGACTTCTTTCGCCAGTTCGGACGGGGTCCGGCCGTCGACTTTGAACCCGGCCGCGCGTAACCGCTTCA
Encoded here:
- a CDS encoding NCS2 family permease; this translates as MSTQLKQEPQQQPEGRIERYFQLNELGTNVKTELVAGFTTFLAMAYILFVNPNILGAAGMDTGAIFVATGLVALVGSVMMGLFANYPIAIAPGMGLNAFFAYSVVIGMGIPWQTALSGVLVSGLFFIVLTLSGIRETIVNAIPAPLKMAVAAGIGFFIAFIGLKNAGIVVSNEATVVGLGALGTGTTLLAVFGLVVTALLMVRNIKGGIFIGMLLTAIVGMIFNLVPTPTAISDVVSMPPSMSSTFGQAFINFGEIFTIQMLVVILTFFFIDFFDTAGTLVAVARQAGIMKDNKVPRASKALMADSTATVAGAIFGTSTATSYVESSAGVAAGGRSGLTAIFAGLFFGLALFFSPLLAVVTAPVTAPALIIVGVLMASALLDIDWKKLEIAIPAFMTILMMPLTSSIATGIGLGFILYPLMMMAKGKTKEIHPIMYGMLVIFLAYFMFLPHA
- the guaA gene encoding glutamine-hydrolyzing GMP synthase, whose translation is MEQEMILVLDFGGQYNQLITRRVRDLGVYSELHSHKMTAAEIRELAPAGIIFSGGPNSVYAEGAYRCDPEIFELGIPIFGICYGMQLMTHHFGGRVERAAHREYGKATLFSTPEASALYTGLPVEHTVWMSHGDLVMEAPEGFVVDGTNPSCPVASIKNDDLKMYGVQYHPEVRHSEYGNDILKNFIYEVCGAKGEWSMENFIDIEVEKIREIVGNKQVLCALSGGVDSSVVAALVHRAIGDQLTCMFVDHGLLRKNEADSVMKTFADGFNMKVIKIDARDRFMAKLAGVSDPEQKRKIIGNEFIYVFDEEASKLVDMDFLAQGTLYTDIIESGTDTAQTIKSHHNVGGLPEDMNFTLIEPLNTLFKDEVRELGTELGLPDYIVWRQPFPGPGLGIRVLGEITEEKLEIVRESDAILREEVKKAGLERDIWQYFTVLTPIRSVGVMGDERTYDYAVGVRAVTSIDGMTSDWARIPWDVLEKISVRIVNEVSHVNRVLYDITSKPPATIEWE